The DNA sequence TTCGTACACGCATTATCTCTGCCAGGCCAGTTCGATGTCACCATCCACAAACCCGATGCCGACCGCGGCTCCGGACTTCAGCTTTTCAGCAGGGCCCTGTACTGTATTGAGATAATTCTGAACCAGAGACTTCATGCAGGAGAGACACGCCTCCCACTCTGTCCCGGAGGCCTCAAGGGGAATATACAGCATTCGTTGCTCAGGCGTCCAGACCTCCTCGCAGGCCCAGTCATCATCTTCAAGATCGAAACTCCCTGTGCCGACCAGGTCGATGCCAAACCTGATCTCATCGTCACCCGCAGATTCATACAGATTAAAATGGAACGCTGCTACATCATCCGGGATGTCCTCAGTGAGCGCAGCGGTCAGCCAGTTGTTGAAGTCTTCGTTAAAGTCCATGCGGGTGAGACTATCTTTTGAAGGGAGGCAAACAAACAGGGGGCTTTGTGTGATCCCCGATAAACGTGTGATTTTATCGCGATTGCATCGAACAACACAATCCGCTTATTCCTGGGAACTCGTTTCGTCAGAAGCGAGGCGTTCTGCCTGCTGTTGTCGCCAGCGGGCCTGATAGATAAAGTGCTCGATCTGAAACGCCTCGTAGAGTCCAGCGCGCAGCAACTCGAAGCGTTCCGGGTTCAAAGTCGTCTGTCTGGGGTCATGATACGAGGGATAGGCGTTCTCGCCAGCGGTGTTACAGACACGATCATTTAATTTTGCCTTGAACCACCAGTGCCCTCCGTCCAGCACATCCATTTGCACGTCCTGCGGATGATAGTCGTCCCGCCAGTTCCAGGTATCCAGCAGATCCAGAGCTGCAACGAAACATTCAACCTGCTCGTCAGAGGCGGGAATACGACCTTCAATCAGCCCCGCATATTCCCGGGTCCCGCGATAGCGCAGTTCTCCCTCTTTCAGACGCCAGGAATATTGGCCGCCCAGTTCCAGAGAGAACCCCAGTTCAAAACAGGGGTCGATCATGATTTATACTTTCGCGATATGTTTTTAAAATTTAGTCTTCACATTTTTTCAGCATGTTCCGCCAATCGCTGGTACTCGTGCAGCGGAAACTCTTTACCCCAGCGCCGGTGATAATCCCTGGCTTCAATCTGTTCGTGAATTTTCCAAAGAACCTGGTTAATCTGTTGCACGATGCGCCGGCCTGTTGTCACACCTTGCAGGAGAATCTCACTATCTTGGCGAGAAGTTGTTTTTCCTCTAATCCCATCCGGAAACCACAGGACTTCATAGCTTGCCTTTTCATCATTTTGTCTGACTATCAGTTGTAATTCCCCCGGCTCGTCGAGGAAACAGGCTGTTGAATCCGAGGACCCACTGAGAATTGATAATGCCATCTGTGCCAGATCAAGCAGGCTGTCATGCAAACCGGAGGCAGCACGTTCCACTGTTGTCTGACCGTCGGACAGGGAGACGATCGCCCATCCATGGTTTCGTAGCTCATAAGAGATTATAACTTGCATCATCGTTATCCGGATACAGGATTTACCTCAGACTGATTTAACTTACAAACTTAACAGGGTTTATCCAACTGGATTGCTTACGCTCAACATCCCTCTCCAGAAAAACACGACATTCTCCTTGAATGAGCAGGCTGATGAGTTAGGATCACAAGCGTGATTCTTGAAAGCAGGCACATTCTTTCTGGAGAATGATGATGGATAGAATCGCCTTGAGTCTCATCGCCGTTCTGTTGATTGGTTTCGCCATTCTGATGGTAACTCCTCAGGATCAGAAATCAGCCAGCACGCAGACCGTGAAACTCCAGCGGCATACGATCAAACTGGAACGAGTAGAAAATGTACGCGTCACGCCAAACGGGACCCTGCGCTTTTCGCACAATAACGGAATCCACCTCCAGCAGACCCAGTACTTCATCAATCTCTACGCTGGTAATGTGACAGTGGTCCAGGACGCTGAGTTCGCCCGGGATCGAATTCAACTCACCGATACCCTTGTCGGCGGCCTGCAGATTACCCTGTCCCGTTCTCACGCATTGGATTTGGAAGAGTACACCGCCTCCGAAGATGATCTGGTTCACACAATCAGTAAGTCTGTGATTGAAACGTCTGCGGAAAATCGTTGAGCACCTGACGGGTAACGCAGAATTTGTTATTCTTGCACGATGGGTTTAGTGATAGAGCTCTCTAGAGTCGCTTGCAGGCTAATGATGCCTGCTGCAGCTTTTTATACCTGCAATTCACTTCATCCCTTGACCAGGCCCAGCGAACGCAATCCTCGTTTGAGGGGCCGTACCCATTGCGAGATGAAGTAAAACTTGAGTGCCCCTTTGAGATTGTAACGCCAGACCAGTTCTTCCTCATCCAGGAAATAAGCGTCTGAGTGTTTGACGAGTTGTTCGGCCTGTTTTTTTCGGATTTCAAAATAGCCAGCCACAGGATTGTCCGCCTCGAAAGGCTCGATCGCAATTTCCTCCAGCCGCGCCTGGTGTTTCTGATACAGGGCCTCGAACTCGTAGTTGGACCAGGTCGACTGTTCTACCACGCCGGAAATGTCCTGCGACCCAATCTCGTTGGTGGTAGCCAGTACGCGTCCATCGGTTGACTTAGTGAAGAACCAGATCGCTTTGTTCGGTATATTCAGGATCGTGCCACCACTGACAGTGGCGATCGTTGAGCAGTCGGGTGTGGTCCAGAAGTCAAAACGCACTTTATACATCTGGGCTTTGCCAAAATGACAGAGGCAGCCATGATCAAAGCCGAGCCGGAAGGCTTCGCTATTCGCTTTGGTTGCAGCATGGACGGGGGGATATTCCTGACCCGGATCTGGAAAGTAGAAGGGTTGGATCGACTGCTTCTCCCAGAGGCAGACCCCCACGATCATAATGAAAAAGCCACCCAGCAGGATGCCGATTGCGGCCAGCGTTAACAGAAAGTCGTCCATCACCCTCGCTCCCCGGAATGAACCAGTCATTGTTCAGCAACAGCTTATACCGTTGCAGACTGGTATCAAATGAAAAAAGGACATCGAATCAATGATTCGATGTCCTTTTACAGTTTTAACCAAAAAGCGAGGCCGACGGGACTTGAACCCGCAACCCCCGGATCGACAGTCCGGTACTCTAACCAATTGAGCTACGGCCCCTTTCAGGTGGTCGGAAATGATAGGCGATCATTTTGGTGATTGCCACTCATTCGACACAAAATTCGTGAGAATGTTCGAAAATTTTCTCACAAAACTGAAATGCAAACTTTCTGAGTCAGCTTTCAGGTTCGTCTCAATATAACGCGACTTTTGGTGGTCGGCAAGTCTCATGAGAGTCGTATCTTAGGAATCGGAATTCTTACCCGCACGCATCACAAAATCCTGCCGGGAATCGACCAGAATCTGAAAGTTCCAGCCCACCGGAAGGTCAGCCTGTGATAGTTGTGCGGTAAAAATCATTTGCAGCGGCAACGCTGGCCCCGGGGGTCAGCTCGTAACCCGCCTGCAGCAGACAGAGTTCCAGAGCCGAGAGGAACTGCAGCACGTTCGTATTACAGCTGCTTTCGCCCATCAGACCAATCCGCCATGTTTTGCCCTTCATGGGGCCCAGGCCTCCACCGATCTCAATTCCGAACCATTTCAGCAGTTGACCGCGGATGGTCGCATCGTCGATGCCATCCGGAATTTTGACGGCGTTCAGCATCGGTAACTGGTGATCTTCCGCAACGGCGAATTCAACTCCGATCGCCTTCAGACCTGCTTTGAGGGCACAGTGATTGGAGTAATGCCGCGAAAAGCGGTTTTCGAGGCCTTCTTCGAGGACGAGCCGCAGCGCCTGATGCAGGCCGTAATTCATGTTAATCGGTGCAGTATGGTGATAGGCTCGCGAATCTCCCCAGTAAGAACGAACCATCGACATATCCAGGTACCAGCTGGAGACCTTGGTCTTGCGGGCATCCATGGCGGCGACGGCACGTGAGCTGAAGGTCACCGGTGCCAGTCCGGGAGGACAGCTCAGACATTTCTGAGTGCCGCTGTAGGCAGCGTCGATGTTCCATTCATCCACTTTGACGGGCATCCCTCCGAGTGAGGTCACACAGTCGACCAGCAACAGAGCATCGGCTTCGTGGACTGCTTCCGAAATCTCTTTCAGCGGCTGAGCCGCTCCCGTGGATGTTTCCGCATGGACGATTCCCAGGACCTTCGGCTTTTCTTTCTCCAGAACTTCTTTGATCTCTTCGACTGAAAAGACTTCTCCGAACGGGCGTTCGATCTGAACAACTTCAGCTCCAATCCGCCCCGCCACATCCGCCATACGTCCGCCGAAGACGCCGTTGGTGCAGACCACGATCTTGTCGCCCGCTTCGAGCAGGTTCACCACACAGGCTTCCATCCCGGAGCTGCCGGTCCCGCTGACTGCGAGCGTCAGTTCGTTCCGCGTCTGGAAGATTTCCCGCAGCATGTCCTGCACTTCGTCCATGACTTTCAGGAAGTAGGGATCCAGGTGGCCCACAGTCGGTGCGCCCAGTGCGGCCAGCACACTGGCAGAAACATCACTGGGGCCAGGGCCCATCAGAGTGCGACGGGGAGGATGGACGGGAGGATGCTGGTGATGTTCGATACTCATGATTGGTACTCGTTCTGGTTAAATGGAACGCGGTCAGGTCTCTTAACGACGATACTCCAGGTG is a window from the Gimesia benthica genome containing:
- a CDS encoding pyridoxal-phosphate-dependent aminotransferase family protein — protein: MSIEHHQHPPVHPPRRTLMGPGPSDVSASVLAALGAPTVGHLDPYFLKVMDEVQDMLREIFQTRNELTLAVSGTGSSGMEACVVNLLEAGDKIVVCTNGVFGGRMADVAGRIGAEVVQIERPFGEVFSVEEIKEVLEKEKPKVLGIVHAETSTGAAQPLKEISEAVHEADALLLVDCVTSLGGMPVKVDEWNIDAAYSGTQKCLSCPPGLAPVTFSSRAVAAMDARKTKVSSWYLDMSMVRSYWGDSRAYHHTAPINMNYGLHQALRLVLEEGLENRFSRHYSNHCALKAGLKAIGVEFAVAEDHQLPMLNAVKIPDGIDDATIRGQLLKWFGIEIGGGLGPMKGKTWRIGLMGESSCNTNVLQFLSALELCLLQAGYELTPGASVAAANDFYRTTITG